A single window of [Clostridium] hylemonae DSM 15053 DNA harbors:
- a CDS encoding flavodoxin: MKRSKAFTVFFMMVTLMFTMTACGNENEQQTTDLSKNEMTANEDGEDTMKNEDPAADNILVAYFSATGTTKSLAQYAAHILNADSYEIVPEDPYTEEDLAYDTDGRADREQKDSSARPAIAGGIEHMERYDTIIVGYPIWHGQAPRIINTFLESYDFSGKTILPFCTSHSSGLGSSDTDLHPLASNSK; this comes from the coding sequence ATGAAAAGATCAAAAGCATTTACGGTATTTTTTATGATGGTCACTCTTATGTTCACAATGACCGCCTGTGGTAATGAAAATGAACAACAAACAACTGACTTGTCAAAGAATGAAATGACTGCAAATGAGGATGGAGAAGATACAATGAAAAATGAGGATCCAGCGGCAGATAATATTTTAGTGGCGTACTTTTCTGCCACAGGGACAACAAAATCGCTTGCACAATATGCAGCACATATTTTAAATGCAGATAGTTATGAGATCGTGCCGGAAGACCCTTATACAGAGGAGGACCTTGCTTATGATACGGACGGGCGCGCGGACCGTGAGCAGAAGGATTCCTCCGCCCGCCCAGCAATCGCCGGCGGTATTGAGCATATGGAGCGGTATGATACCATTATAGTTGGTTACCCGATCTGGCACGGACAGGCTCCGAGAATTATAAATACTTTTTTAGAAAGCTATGATTTTTCCGGAAAAACTATTTTACCATTTTGTACCTCTCACAGCAGCGGGCTCGGTTCAAGTGATACGGATCTTCATCCGCTCGCTTCAAACAGTAAATGA
- a CDS encoding iron-containing alcohol dehydrogenase: MMKFNFNNPTDLYFGTGSLNELGSHTMPGKKALVLISNGRSTIENGYLDRTLAELKRAGAEAAVFAKIMENPVKEVIMEGADFARENGCDFIVALGGGAVIDSSAAISAMAVNEGVLWDYVCGGTGKCRPIINKGLPVVAIATTSGTGSEMNGFGVISNLETNEKIGFGGPAFTPVLAIVDPELMLTVPPKYTAYQGFDALFHNTEVMMSKGVNILSETIALSAIESIAKYLPRAVKDGRDLEAREHVAYGSTMAGITMQLTSTTAQHSMEHSMSAYHHELPHGAGLIMISKAFAEFFIEKHVCDEQFIKMAKAMGLKHADRPEDFITALVRLQEACGVADLKMSDFGFSADEAMTLAKGARSMQGGLFEANPCEMTDEDCAAIFEKSYC; the protein is encoded by the coding sequence ATGATGAAATTCAATTTTAACAATCCCACAGACCTGTACTTCGGCACAGGCTCTTTAAATGAACTGGGAAGCCATACAATGCCCGGCAAAAAAGCGCTCGTGCTGATCTCAAACGGCAGATCCACGATAGAAAACGGTTATCTTGACCGTACGCTTGCCGAACTGAAAAGAGCAGGCGCTGAAGCGGCAGTGTTCGCAAAAATCATGGAAAACCCGGTGAAAGAAGTAATTATGGAAGGCGCGGATTTCGCGAGAGAAAACGGCTGTGACTTTATCGTTGCCCTTGGCGGCGGAGCGGTGATCGATTCGTCCGCAGCGATATCCGCAATGGCAGTAAATGAGGGCGTCCTTTGGGACTATGTGTGCGGCGGTACCGGCAAATGCCGGCCAATCATAAATAAAGGGCTTCCTGTCGTGGCAATAGCGACCACCTCAGGTACTGGATCGGAAATGAACGGTTTTGGCGTCATCTCTAATTTGGAGACCAATGAAAAAATCGGTTTTGGCGGCCCGGCGTTTACTCCCGTCCTTGCCATTGTCGATCCCGAGCTGATGCTGACGGTGCCGCCGAAATATACCGCCTACCAGGGGTTTGACGCTCTTTTCCACAATACAGAGGTCATGATGTCAAAAGGGGTCAATATCTTGAGTGAAACAATTGCTTTGTCTGCAATTGAGAGCATTGCGAAATATCTGCCCCGTGCTGTGAAGGACGGAAGGGACCTTGAAGCAAGAGAACACGTTGCCTACGGCAGTACAATGGCCGGCATTACGATGCAGCTTACGTCCACAACGGCGCAGCACAGTATGGAACATTCTATGAGCGCTTACCACCACGAACTTCCTCACGGTGCGGGACTCATTATGATTTCTAAGGCTTTTGCGGAGTTTTTTATTGAAAAACATGTCTGCGATGAACAGTTTATCAAAATGGCAAAGGCTATGGGGCTTAAACATGCCGACAGACCGGAAGACTTTATCACAGCGCTTGTCCGTCTGCAGGAAGCGTGCGGCGTAGCAGACCTTAAAATGAGTGACTTTGGTTTTTCTGCAGATGAGGCGATGACACTGGCAAAAGGCGCCCGCTCCATGCAGGGCGGTCTGTTTGAGGCGAACCCTTGTGAAATGACCGATGAAGATTGCGCTGCGATCTTTGAAAAATCTTATTGTTAA
- a CDS encoding helix-turn-helix domain-containing protein, whose protein sequence is MADKVDLNVGMRENPSYCDKAFPVSMHTITKNDIFPKGRGFHDIHWHDEIQFTYVSKGSLKVQVEGNEYHLEEGEALFINGGLIHVTTDMSEDGEYVGFMFPEKILGFFAGSRMEQNYVLPYLNNYVLPALLIRKGTEEDEHILSRLTELKEVFGNVGETAFEYEVSVKLVDIWLQIIKNIEGSVRKVSVSYIRRQERMKKMMQFIIDHYMDAITLNEIAEVANVSVEECRRCFRDTIKETPVHFLLSYRVIMGMELLRNTDLAVTDIAFRVGFNDTSHFIQTFKKKTGMTPKDYRNNIF, encoded by the coding sequence ATGGCAGATAAAGTAGATTTGAATGTAGGGATGCGGGAAAATCCCAGTTATTGTGACAAGGCATTTCCGGTCAGTATGCACACCATAACGAAAAATGATATTTTCCCCAAAGGCCGCGGGTTTCACGACATTCACTGGCATGATGAGATCCAGTTTACTTATGTCAGTAAAGGCAGTCTTAAAGTGCAGGTTGAAGGGAATGAGTATCACCTGGAAGAAGGGGAAGCGCTCTTTATTAACGGGGGACTCATCCACGTGACGACCGATATGTCGGAGGATGGAGAATACGTAGGGTTCATGTTTCCGGAAAAGATTCTGGGATTTTTTGCGGGCAGCAGAATGGAACAGAATTATGTGCTGCCGTATTTGAATAATTATGTCCTTCCGGCGCTTCTGATCCGAAAGGGGACAGAGGAGGATGAACATATACTGTCCAGGCTCACGGAACTTAAGGAGGTTTTTGGAAATGTCGGGGAAACTGCATTTGAATACGAGGTGTCGGTAAAACTTGTAGATATATGGCTTCAGATCATTAAAAATATAGAAGGCAGCGTACGGAAAGTATCGGTTTCTTATATACGAAGACAAGAACGAATGAAAAAGATGATGCAGTTTATCATTGACCATTATATGGATGCCATAACATTGAATGAGATAGCAGAAGTGGCAAACGTGAGCGTGGAAGAATGCAGAAGATGTTTCCGGGATACGATCAAAGAGACGCCTGTTCATTTCCTGCTTTCTTACCGCGTGATAATGGGAATGGAACTTTTGCGCAATACGGATCTTGCAGTAACGGATATTGCTTTTAGAGTAGGATTTAATGATACGAGTCATTTTATCCAGACGTTTAAGAAAAAGACGGGAATGACGCCCAAGGATTATAGAAATAATATATTTTAA
- a CDS encoding aldo/keto reductase, translating to MKIVSANTGKAYSFDLENRKVMLNSGYEMPVMGLGTYSLSDEECYDSVTVLLEAGGRLIDTAYMYHNEEAVGRAVRDSEVPREDILS from the coding sequence ATGAAGATCGTGTCTGCAAATACGGGCAAAGCTTATTCTTTTGACCTGGAGAATCGTAAGGTAATGCTCAACAGCGGTTATGAGATGCCGGTTATGGGGCTTGGCACCTACAGTCTTTCTGATGAAGAATGTTATGATTCCGTTACCGTATTGCTTGAAGCCGGCGGACGGCTCATTGATACGGCATATATGTATCACAATGAGGAAGCTGTCGGGAGGGCTGTACGCGACTCGGAAGTCCCGAGGGAAGATATTTTGTCATAA
- a CDS encoding glycyl-radical enzyme activating protein, with translation MGTRTGKVLRIEKSSIYDGEGLRTVVYVKGCPLRCQWCSTPESQLVECMMDYGYDATPESILKEIRKDEVFFFHSGGGVTISGGEVMLQSDFVRDILAGCKEDGLNTAIESSLFGSYEALEKLLPYLDTVFVDFKIEDEELHRKYTGVSNAGIKENIRRLNDSFKGNIHVRIPCIPTVNMTEENMEMTAVFFRNLKNINDIELLPYHRLGIETYRKLGKEYILSDVETPSDSDMKELASKLSAFDPGCRILIAGRGVNP, from the coding sequence ATGGGAACACGGACAGGGAAGGTGCTGAGAATAGAGAAATCTTCCATTTATGATGGGGAAGGGCTTCGGACGGTCGTGTACGTAAAAGGGTGCCCGCTCAGATGCCAGTGGTGCTCTACCCCGGAGTCACAGCTTGTGGAATGCATGATGGATTATGGGTATGATGCCACCCCAGAGAGCATCTTAAAGGAAATCAGAAAGGATGAGGTCTTTTTCTTTCACTCCGGGGGAGGGGTGACGATCAGCGGCGGGGAAGTCATGCTGCAGTCGGATTTTGTGAGAGATATCCTGGCGGGATGTAAAGAAGACGGACTCAATACGGCAATTGAATCCAGCTTGTTTGGTTCTTATGAGGCATTGGAAAAACTTCTGCCTTATCTGGATACCGTATTTGTAGATTTTAAAATAGAGGATGAAGAACTTCATCGAAAATATACAGGTGTCAGCAATGCAGGCATCAAGGAGAACATCCGCAGGCTGAATGATTCCTTTAAGGGGAATATACATGTACGGATCCCATGTATTCCAACGGTTAATATGACGGAAGAAAACATGGAGATGACGGCCGTTTTTTTCAGAAACCTTAAAAATATCAACGATATAGAACTTCTTCCTTATCACAGACTTGGCATTGAAACTTACCGCAAGTTAGGAAAAGAATATATTCTCAGTGATGTGGAGACACCCAGTGATTCAGACATGAAAGAGCTTGCCTCAAAGCTGTCTGCGTTTGACCCGGGATGCCGGATCTTGATCGCCGGCCGGGGGGTTAACCCTTGA
- a CDS encoding DapH/DapD/GlmU-related protein, translating into MDKQEFLDYMRQGRAIAGGSHLHQFMHELAQEAMQITAELNNQCHEPGEMRALFAELTGKPVDETFSMFPPFYTECGKNIFIGKNVFINCCCHFQDHGGIYIGDGTLIGSHVVMATINHGQDPSERSDSFPAPIQIGEKVWIGSHATILPGVTIGDHAVVAAGAVVTKDVPADTVAGGVPAKCLKHI; encoded by the coding sequence ATGGACAAACAGGAATTTTTGGATTATATGAGACAGGGAAGAGCGATCGCAGGCGGCTCGCATTTACATCAGTTCATGCATGAGCTTGCGCAGGAGGCGATGCAGATTACCGCAGAGCTTAACAACCAATGTCATGAACCCGGTGAAATGCGCGCATTGTTTGCAGAATTGACAGGGAAGCCTGTTGATGAGACATTTTCAATGTTTCCTCCCTTTTATACAGAGTGCGGGAAGAACATTTTTATCGGAAAAAATGTCTTTATCAACTGCTGCTGTCATTTTCAAGACCACGGCGGAATCTATATCGGAGACGGGACGCTGATCGGATCGCATGTGGTGATGGCGACCATCAATCACGGACAGGATCCTTCGGAGCGCTCCGACAGCTTCCCCGCCCCTATACAGATCGGGGAAAAAGTGTGGATAGGTTCTCACGCCACGATATTGCCCGGCGTCACCATCGGTGATCATGCGGTAGTTGCCGCCGGCGCGGTCGTCACAAAGGATGTTCCGGCAGATACAGTGGCGGGAGGAGTGCCTGCTAAATGTTTGAAACATATATGA
- a CDS encoding glycyl radical protein, with protein sequence MNEKQRERIQFMKERVVNTTPEMDLENARILTESFRETAGEPLAVQKAKSFRRQCMEKTVQIWEKELIVGCAGSKMRGGILSADTCWSILDKELETINERQYDPFYLRPEDKQMFLDVIKPFWEGRSTYEAWLKQIPEDCRNLRDTGQVYIDKKAVRGWGETTVGYTQIINEGIESIMDTVKAEREALDLTEPGAIDKDNYLQALLISAEGICMMAKRYADEADRLAAEEEDAERRSELLTIARTCRRVPRYPARSFQEALQSFYFYHISIFMEQNAAAYNPGRMDQYLYPYYKSDLEEGTITEEEGLELLECLWVKFAEPCVFQDATTARYSAGYPMFQTLCCGGIDSEGNDAVNDVSYMMLQATEDVQLYQPNLTVRYSMAKNPNRFLKKIAQVISLGTGFPAFHNDDVGIRMLMNKGIPLKEAFDWNPAGCVETNLEGRLRHYSAFADINLGGMIEFAMTNGVNRKSGRKVSAETGDPASFTEYGDFEHAVKEQLKFSIQACVKGSHVIDDICMDRVVPALSLSFRECVEQAKDYAWGGAKYNAGNGIILIGVADLINSMEAVKELVYEKKLVSMEDMVNALNADFEGYEEIRELCQKCRKYGNDDEEVNEIASHMLTFIADEIEQYHSKFGQMTPGILPVSGNTPFGQDVGALPSGRKAWTPLADGISPNGGTDVSGPAAVLKSAASIPHARYVQGTLLNMKLEPDMVKTENGIQQLMALLKSLCTLGVYHVQFNVIDRETLLAAQKKPEDYRGLLVRVAGYTAYFTELGKDVQDEIISRTAQSSFCGCGSAA encoded by the coding sequence ATGAATGAAAAGCAGCGGGAAAGAATCCAATTCATGAAAGAACGTGTGGTCAATACCACCCCGGAGATGGATCTGGAAAACGCCAGGATACTGACAGAGAGCTTCCGGGAAACAGCAGGGGAGCCGCTGGCTGTTCAGAAGGCAAAGTCGTTTCGCAGGCAATGTATGGAAAAGACCGTACAGATCTGGGAAAAAGAACTTATCGTAGGATGTGCGGGCAGTAAGATGCGGGGAGGCATACTAAGTGCCGACACCTGCTGGTCTATTTTGGACAAAGAGCTTGAGACGATCAATGAGAGACAGTATGACCCGTTTTATCTGAGGCCGGAGGATAAGCAGATGTTCCTGGATGTTATAAAACCATTCTGGGAGGGGCGCTCTACATATGAAGCATGGCTTAAGCAGATTCCGGAAGACTGCAGGAACCTAAGAGATACGGGACAGGTGTATATCGATAAGAAGGCCGTCCGGGGCTGGGGCGAGACGACGGTAGGTTATACGCAGATCATTAACGAAGGAATTGAAAGTATTATGGATACGGTCAAGGCAGAGCGGGAAGCGCTGGACCTTACAGAACCAGGGGCTATTGATAAGGACAATTATCTGCAGGCATTGTTGATCTCGGCAGAAGGGATCTGCATGATGGCAAAGCGGTATGCGGATGAAGCCGACAGGCTTGCCGCGGAGGAAGAAGATGCGGAAAGAAGATCAGAACTTCTTACCATTGCCAGAACATGCCGCCGTGTTCCAAGATATCCGGCAAGAAGCTTTCAGGAGGCATTACAGTCCTTCTATTTTTACCATATTTCTATCTTTATGGAGCAGAATGCGGCAGCGTATAACCCGGGAAGAATGGATCAGTACCTGTATCCATATTACAAATCTGACCTTGAAGAAGGCACGATCACGGAAGAGGAAGGACTGGAACTTTTGGAATGCCTGTGGGTAAAGTTTGCGGAGCCATGTGTGTTCCAGGACGCCACAACGGCGAGATATTCAGCAGGATACCCCATGTTCCAGACCTTATGCTGCGGGGGGATCGACAGTGAAGGAAATGACGCGGTCAATGATGTTTCCTATATGATGCTGCAGGCAACAGAGGATGTACAGCTATATCAGCCCAATCTGACGGTCAGATACAGCATGGCAAAAAATCCAAATAGATTTTTGAAAAAAATTGCACAAGTGATCAGCCTTGGGACAGGATTCCCCGCTTTCCACAATGATGATGTGGGGATACGGATGCTGATGAACAAAGGAATACCTCTAAAAGAAGCATTTGACTGGAATCCGGCAGGTTGTGTAGAGACGAACCTGGAAGGAAGGCTCCGCCATTACTCTGCATTTGCAGATATTAATCTGGGCGGAATGATTGAATTTGCCATGACAAACGGAGTAAACCGGAAAAGTGGCAGAAAAGTATCCGCAGAGACCGGTGATCCGGCTTCATTTACGGAATATGGCGATTTTGAACATGCAGTGAAAGAGCAGTTGAAATTTTCCATCCAGGCATGTGTAAAGGGGAGCCATGTGATTGATGATATCTGTATGGACAGAGTGGTTCCGGCCCTTTCCTTATCCTTCCGCGAGTGTGTAGAACAGGCAAAGGATTATGCATGGGGCGGGGCCAAATATAATGCCGGCAACGGAATTATCCTGATCGGCGTGGCGGATCTGATTAACAGTATGGAAGCGGTAAAGGAACTGGTCTATGAGAAAAAACTGGTCAGTATGGAAGATATGGTAAACGCTTTAAATGCGGATTTTGAAGGATATGAAGAGATACGTGAACTTTGTCAGAAGTGCCGTAAATATGGAAATGATGATGAAGAAGTAAATGAGATCGCCAGCCATATGCTTACCTTTATAGCAGATGAGATCGAGCAGTACCACAGTAAATTTGGACAGATGACGCCAGGGATACTCCCCGTATCCGGAAATACACCGTTTGGGCAGGATGTGGGAGCGCTTCCGTCAGGAAGGAAAGCATGGACGCCATTAGCGGACGGGATCAGTCCCAACGGCGGAACGGATGTAAGCGGACCGGCAGCAGTTCTCAAATCAGCGGCAAGTATTCCGCATGCCAGATATGTTCAGGGAACACTCTTGAATATGAAGCTGGAGCCGGATATGGTGAAGACAGAAAATGGCATTCAGCAGCTTATGGCTCTGCTTAAGAGTCTGTGTACCCTTGGGGTTTACCATGTGCAGTTCAATGTGATCGACCGGGAGACCTTACTTGCGGCACAAAAGAAACCAGAAGATTATCGGGGATTACTGGTGAGGGTAGCCGGATACACAGCGTATTTTACAGAACTTGGAAAAGATGTCCAGGATGAGATCATTTCCAGAACCGCCCAGAGCAGTTTCTGCGGATGCGGCAGCGCAGCGTAA
- a CDS encoding threonine/serine ThrE exporter family protein: MDYNKLVQGILDIGEEMLICGAENFRLEDSLYRMCRSYGFKRYDVFAIPSNIQITVETPEGDIITQVRHIETTDIDFDRLDYLNNLSRYVCQNKPDAEQLLEKFEEVMGRSPQKWYTKYFAAVMGGTGFAVFFGCNFADAAVAAVVSLMIVLVGGWLSKREENLLAYNLILSFFSEVIIIAAVRLGLGSHPERIMIGIVMLLISGLSTTNGIREVLQRDFISGFLNVMNSMLGAAGIAFGTALAMLLLDGVSAEGYVLNHNITIQLISCTIACIGFAFWFKIRGRQVAYSGIGAFFTWGIYVVVYHFWPSNFVATLIASIFVAFYAFIMSRINKAPSTIFLTASVFPLIPGPNLYYMMYGCVSRDYGMAVGETIVLLATCLAIAFGFNIVDILSRTAMKMLKREYHIGKNS, translated from the coding sequence ATGGATTACAATAAACTTGTGCAGGGAATTCTTGACATTGGCGAAGAGATGCTGATCTGCGGTGCGGAAAATTTCAGACTGGAGGACAGCCTGTACCGAATGTGCAGGAGTTATGGATTTAAACGATATGATGTATTTGCCATACCGAGCAATATCCAGATCACGGTAGAAACGCCGGAGGGAGATATTATTACGCAGGTCCGCCATATTGAAACTACGGACATCGACTTCGACAGACTGGATTACCTGAACAATCTGTCCAGATATGTGTGCCAAAATAAGCCGGATGCGGAACAGCTGCTTGAAAAGTTTGAGGAGGTTATGGGCAGATCTCCACAGAAGTGGTATACAAAGTATTTTGCGGCAGTCATGGGCGGGACCGGATTTGCAGTTTTCTTCGGTTGCAATTTTGCGGACGCGGCAGTCGCCGCGGTCGTATCGCTTATGATCGTTCTTGTTGGGGGCTGGCTGAGTAAAAGAGAAGAAAACCTGCTGGCATATAACCTGATCCTGTCCTTTTTTTCTGAAGTCATCATTATTGCGGCAGTCCGGCTGGGGCTTGGAAGTCATCCGGAGAGGATCATGATCGGGATCGTTATGCTTTTGATCAGCGGACTCAGCACGACAAATGGAATACGGGAAGTGCTGCAGAGAGACTTTATATCTGGTTTTTTGAATGTGATGAACTCCATGCTGGGGGCGGCAGGTATTGCGTTTGGCACAGCACTTGCCATGCTTCTTCTTGACGGTGTATCGGCAGAAGGATATGTACTGAACCATAATATCACGATACAGCTCATATCTTGTACCATTGCCTGTATCGGGTTTGCTTTTTGGTTTAAGATCCGGGGAAGACAGGTGGCTTATTCAGGAATAGGGGCATTTTTTACATGGGGAATTTATGTGGTAGTCTACCATTTCTGGCCGAGCAACTTTGTGGCCACGCTGATCGCCTCTATCTTTGTAGCGTTTTACGCATTTATTATGTCCAGGATCAACAAGGCGCCGTCCACTATATTTTTGACTGCGTCTGTGTTCCCGCTGATTCCAGGACCTAACTTATATTATATGATGTACGGCTGTGTGAGCCGTGATTACGGAATGGCAGTAGGCGAGACCATTGTGCTGCTGGCTACCTGTCTTGCCATTGCATTTGGGTTTAACATTGTAGATATTCTGTCCAGAACAGCAATGAAAATGTTGAAAAGAGAATATCATATAGGAAAGAATTCGTAA
- a CDS encoding sulfite exporter TauE/SafE family protein — translation MILRIIQIILVAYAVIAGVIIVKDYMKNKEQGVSRGETFLHYVIGLVVNFFDALGIGSFATTVTAYGLFRLVEDKKIPGTLNAGVAIPVIFEALLFTSSVEVEFTTLIPVVICGVIGAAIGNRIVSKISEKTVTIVMAAALLTAALLMFGGKVGFLPSGGDAIGLTGIKLVIACVGNFIFGVALCFGVGNFTPCMCMVYMLGMSPLVSFPIMMCTGAVSTPTTGLMSLKQGLVDRHAVLGLTVGGIFGVAVAVYLVKSMSISTLQWLVIAVVVYTSFTMFKRAMKKVS, via the coding sequence ATGATTTTAAGAATTATACAGATTATTCTGGTGGCATATGCCGTCATAGCCGGAGTGATCATTGTCAAAGATTATATGAAGAATAAAGAACAGGGGGTCTCGAGAGGAGAAACGTTTCTTCATTATGTGATAGGTCTTGTCGTAAACTTTTTTGACGCGCTGGGGATCGGATCTTTTGCGACTACGGTTACCGCATATGGATTATTCCGGCTGGTGGAAGATAAGAAAATACCGGGGACACTTAATGCGGGCGTCGCAATTCCTGTTATATTTGAGGCGCTTTTATTTACCAGTTCAGTAGAAGTGGAATTCACAACATTGATACCGGTTGTGATCTGCGGTGTCATCGGAGCGGCGATAGGGAACCGTATTGTCTCTAAAATATCTGAGAAAACAGTGACGATCGTTATGGCGGCAGCGCTGCTGACTGCGGCACTTCTGATGTTCGGAGGAAAAGTGGGATTCCTGCCGTCGGGCGGTGACGCGATCGGACTTACAGGCATCAAGCTGGTGATCGCCTGTGTTGGCAACTTTATATTTGGTGTGGCACTCTGCTTTGGTGTTGGTAACTTCACCCCTTGTATGTGTATGGTGTATATGCTTGGAATGAGCCCGCTTGTATCATTTCCGATCATGATGTGTACAGGCGCCGTTTCCACACCGACAACAGGACTTATGAGTCTGAAACAGGGGCTGGTCGACCGCCATGCAGTTCTGGGGTTGACCGTGGGCGGCATATTTGGTGTGGCGGTCGCGGTGTACCTTGTAAAATCGATGTCAATATCGACACTTCAATGGCTGGTCATTGCAGTGGTTGTGTATACCAGCTTTACGATGTTCAAAAGAGCAATGAAAAAAGTATCATAA
- the proC gene encoding pyrroline-5-carboxylate reductase, which produces MKLGVIGCGLMASAIMEGIVNNKLMNPEDITAADKFEASRERAKKNIGVCVTADNKEAAGQDILLIAIQPELYPAVLEEIKETVRANGTIIWTIAAGVTLAEVHQHVGSDVKVVRTMPNTCATVGAAVTAVVANDNVTEEEVHTLMGLIGGFGIAEQLDESKLNGIIPVTGSSPAMVFMLIDAMANGAAREGFTWDQAVKFSAQAVKGSAEMVLKSGRHPAALQNQVCTPGGITIEMVKRLEAFGFRNAVMEAMQACTEDLD; this is translated from the coding sequence ATGAAATTAGGTGTAATTGGATGTGGACTGATGGCAAGTGCGATCATGGAGGGAATTGTAAATAATAAGCTGATGAATCCGGAGGATATCACAGCGGCCGATAAGTTTGAGGCGAGCAGGGAACGTGCGAAAAAGAATATAGGGGTCTGTGTGACTGCCGATAACAAAGAGGCGGCGGGACAAGATATTCTTCTGATCGCGATTCAGCCGGAACTCTATCCCGCAGTGCTGGAGGAGATTAAAGAGACCGTCAGGGCGAATGGTACGATCATCTGGACGATCGCGGCAGGCGTAACTCTCGCGGAAGTGCATCAGCATGTAGGCAGTGATGTAAAAGTTGTCAGAACCATGCCGAATACGTGCGCTACTGTGGGGGCGGCAGTTACAGCAGTGGTTGCAAATGATAATGTAACAGAGGAAGAAGTACATACACTGATGGGCCTGATCGGCGGCTTCGGTATTGCAGAACAGCTGGATGAAAGTAAGCTGAACGGTATTATCCCGGTAACAGGCAGTTCGCCTGCCATGGTATTTATGCTCATTGACGCTATGGCCAACGGAGCGGCAAGAGAAGGGTTTACGTGGGACCAGGCGGTAAAGTTCAGCGCCCAGGCAGTAAAGGGAAGTGCGGAGATGGTGCTAAAGTCAGGAAGGCATCCGGCGGCGCTGCAGAATCAGGTATGCACACCTGGAGGTATTACGATTGAAATGGTAAAAAGGCTGGAGGCGTTCGGGTTCAGGAATGCAGTAATGGAAGCTATGCAGGCTTGTACAGAAGATTTGGACTAA
- a CDS encoding LysR family transcriptional regulator — protein MEIRVLRYFLEIAREGNMSRAAESLHVTQPTLSKQMKDLEQELGKKLFRRGSKSVSLTDEGMLLRKRAEDILDMVDKTADEFKELDNITGGEVHIGCAESHQIKYLAKVIKIFKERYPLFRYHLTSGNTEQVTERLDRGLIDFAVIVEPPNLSKYNYLEVPEVNTWGLVMKKNDALSQKDSICIDDLTGLDLICSAQAMQADIPRWCGEKADMLNLSGTVNLVYNGSVFVKEGLGYMLSFDKLADTGSDSELCFRPLEPPLHTKMYVIWKKYQMFTPITQLLLDELVRHLK, from the coding sequence ATGGAAATCCGGGTTTTACGTTACTTTTTGGAGATCGCAAGAGAAGGAAATATGTCGAGAGCCGCAGAATCACTTCATGTAACACAGCCAACACTGTCAAAGCAGATGAAGGACCTGGAGCAGGAGCTTGGAAAGAAACTGTTCCGCCGCGGCAGCAAAAGCGTCAGTTTAACAGATGAAGGAATGCTTTTACGAAAAAGGGCTGAAGATATTCTGGATATGGTAGACAAAACAGCCGATGAATTTAAGGAACTGGATAATATCACAGGGGGAGAAGTGCATATTGGATGCGCGGAATCCCACCAGATCAAATATCTGGCGAAGGTGATCAAAATATTCAAAGAAAGATATCCGCTCTTCCGTTACCACCTGACAAGCGGAAATACAGAGCAGGTCACTGAACGCTTAGATCGTGGTCTGATAGATTTTGCGGTTATCGTAGAGCCTCCAAATCTTTCCAAATATAATTATCTGGAAGTTCCGGAAGTAAATACATGGGGACTTGTTATGAAAAAGAACGATGCACTTTCCCAAAAAGACAGCATTTGCATCGACGATCTGACGGGCCTTGACCTGATTTGTTCCGCACAGGCAATGCAGGCAGACATTCCGAGATGGTGTGGTGAAAAAGCAGATATGTTGAACCTTTCCGGTACGGTCAATCTTGTATATAACGGTTCTGTCTTTGTAAAGGAAGGGCTGGGATATATGCTGTCCTTTGATAAACTGGCAGATACAGGCAGTGACAGTGAGCTTTGTTTTCGCCCGTTAGAGCCGCCTTTGCATACTAAAATGTATGTGATCTGGAAAAAATATCAGATGTTCACACCGATAACGCAGCTATTGCTGGATGAACTCGTCCGCCATTTGAAATAG
- a CDS encoding aldo/keto reductase: protein MRKLSGGLYATRKSRGKIFCHNKAAVIPGSGNPNHIRENLDLFHFELSEEEMERINALDRNEKHD from the coding sequence ATGAGGAAGCTGTCGGGAGGGCTGTACGCGACTCGGAAGTCCCGAGGGAAGATATTTTGTCATAACAAAGCTGCTGTGATCCCTGGTTCCGGCAATCCCAATCATATTCGGGAAAATCTTGATCTGTTTCATTTTGAGTTATCAGAAGAAGAGATGGAGAGAATAAATGCGCTTGACAGAAACGAAAAGCATGACTAG